One genomic segment of Coffea arabica cultivar ET-39 chromosome 6e, Coffea Arabica ET-39 HiFi, whole genome shotgun sequence includes these proteins:
- the LOC113696196 gene encoding proline-rich receptor-like protein kinase PERK15, with the protein MSSSSPTPGGAPAPTSPPAPPANATSPPPAAASPPSPSPPASAPPPANPTPPASSPPPSSSSPPPPTTPAPASSPPPPSTPATPAPSTSPPPPSSTTPSPPSGSSPSPPSSGNTPPSTGGSPPSTGRSPPPPRGSTSPPSSSTPKAPPSSNSSGGGISTGVVVGIAIAGVAILAILSILCICCKKKKRRPHGPVDYYGAPPPPPPPGPKVDPYGAPAYQWQHNAPPPADHVVTIPPKVPPPPGGASRPPHSPVRAPSPPPPPPPGYISSSGGSGSNYSGSENPLPPPSPGMAFAFSKSTFTYEELAMATDGFSDANLLGQGGFGYVHRGVLPNGKEVAVKQLKTGSGQGEREFQAEVEIISRVHHKHLVSLVGYCITGAQRMLIYEFVPNNTLEFHLHGKGRPPIDWPTRMKIALGSAKGLAYLHEDCHPKIIHRDIKAANILLDFNFEAKVADFGLAKFSSDVNTHVSTRVMGTFGYLAPEYASSGKLSDKSDVFSFGVVLLELITGRRPVDSNQSFMDDSLVDWARPLLTRALDDENFDQLTDARLRNDDYNKNEMARVAACAAACVRHSARRRPRMSQVVRALEGDVSLSDLNEGIRPGHSMVYSSYGSSDYDTAQYNEDMKKFRKMALQSKEYGSSEYSGPTSEYGLYPSGSSSEGQTTREMEMGKLKKDSRGFSGGS; encoded by the exons ATGTCGTCGTCGTCACCAACTCCCGGGGGGGCGCCTGCTCCAACGTCTCCTCCAGCGCCACCGGCCAATGCTACATCACCACCTCCCGCGGCAGCATCTCCACCATCACCATCACCACCAGCTTCTGCTCCGCCTCCCGCTAACCCCACACCCCCTGCGTCATCTCCCCCGCCTTCATCCTCTTCTCCACCACCGCCTACCACGCCCGCTCCAGCCTCCTCCCCTCCTCCCCCATCTACCCCCGCTACGCCAGCGCCGTCTACATCTCCGCCTCCGCCGTCTTCAACCACCCCATCCCCTCCTTCTGGGTCATCTCCGTCGCCGCCGTCCAGTGGGAACACTCCTCCGTCGACTGGAGGTTCGCCACCGTCGACGGGTAGATCTCCTCCCCCACCAAGGGGAAGTACTTCGCCACCTTCTTCGTCGACCCCAAAAGCACCACCTTCATCCAATAGTAGTGGCGGCGGGATATCAACCGGCGTGGTTGTGGGGATAGCCATTGCCGGAGTTGCAATTCTTGCTATATTGAGTATTCTATGCATatgctgtaaaaagaagaagagaaggccACATGGGCCTGTGGACTACTATGGTGCTCCgccgccaccaccaccaccagggCCTAAAG TTGACCCTTATGGCGCTCCAGCGTACCAATGGCAACATAATGCTCCGCCACCTGCTGATCATGTGGTCACAATCCCACCAAAAGTCCCTCCACCACCTGGGGGGGCATCAAGGCCTCCACATTCTCCTGTACGTGCACCTTcaccaccaccgccaccaccTCCAGGTTACATTAGCAGCAGCGGAGGATCTGGATCCAATTATTCAGGTTCTGAAAATCCACTCCCACCACCCTCTCCTGGTATGGCTTTTGCGTTCTCAAAGAGCACATTCACATATGAAGAACTGGCAATggcaacggatggtttctcagATGCCAACCTTCTTGGACAAGGTGGTTTTGGATACGTCCACAGGGGAGTCCTGCCAAATGGGAAAGAGGTTGCTGTTAAACAGTTAAAAACAGGAAGCGGACAGGGGGAGCGTGAATTTCAGGCTGAGGTTGAGATCATTAGTCGAGTGCACCATAAACATCTTGTTTCATTAGTTGGATACTGCATTACTGGGGCCCAGAGAATGCTTATTTATGAGTTTGTTCCTAACAACACCCTGGAGTTCCATTTGCATG GTAAAGGAAGACCTCCTATAGATTGGCCAACACGAATGAAGATTGCTTTAGGCTCTGCAAAAGGATTGGCGTATTTGCACGAGGATT GTCATCCGAAGATCATTCATCGTGATATCAAGGCAGCTAATATACTTCTTGATTTCAATTTCGAAGCAAAG GTTGCTGATTTTGGACTGGCGAAGTTTTCTTCTGATGTTAATACTCATGTCTCCACTCGAGTGATGGGAACTTTTGG GTATCTGGCTCCTGAATATGCTTCCTCCGGGAAACTTAGTGATAAGTCGGATGTATTCTCATTTGGAGTAGTGCTTCTAGAGTTGATTACTGGACGCCGACCCGTTGATTCAAATCAATCTTTTATGGATGATAGTTTGGTGGACTGG GCAAGGCCCTTACTGACACGAGCTTTAGATGATGAAAACTTTGACCAACTTACTGATGCACGATTACGAAATGATGATTACAACAAAAATGAGATGGCTCGAGTAGCTGCGTGTGCAGCAGCTTGCGTACGGCATTCAGCTAGGCGACGACCTCGAATGAGCCAG GTAGTCAGGGCCTTAGAGGGGGACGTCTCCTTGTCAGATCTCAATGAAGGAATCAGACCTGGGCATAGCATGGTCTACAGTTCTTACGGAAGCTCGGACTACGACACCGCGCAATACAACGAGGACATGAAGAAATTCAGGAAGATGGCATTACAGAGCAAGGAATATGGAAGCAGCGAGTACAGTGGACCAACCAGCGAATACGGTTTGTATCCCTCTGGCTCAAGTAGTGAGGGCCAAACAACTAGGGaaatggaaatgggaaaattgaagaaagacaGTAGAGGATTCAGCGGAGGCTCCtaa
- the LOC113697030 gene encoding subtilisin-like protease SBT6.1 produces the protein MMLFTSKSSIFSLSILLLFTSFFLNPFFNPQPTPQNQTHSPISSSSTAASESKKAHQQDQHFTRRNHIIRFNNYKKAEDHKNYLKEKLQFKGWEWIERKNPAAKFPTDFGLVEIEDSKRDVLIGKFLELELVKDVSLDLSYQRVILEEDKEENEGNVGGFLDEKKRPGKLFTAMSFSEPEENYYAVANTSNMRISWRRNLMVQKSQVTSFFGADALWSKGYTGSKVKMAIFDTGIRANHPHFRNIKERTNWTNEDTLNDNLGHGTFVAGVIAGEDSECLGFAPDTEIYAFRVFTDAQVSYTSWFLDAFNYAIATNMDVLNLSIGGPDYLDLPFVEKVWELTANNIIMVSAIGNDGPLYGTLNNPADQSDVIGVGGIDYSDHIASFSSRGMSTWELPHGYGRIKPDIVAYGREILGSKISTGCKSLSGTSVASPVVAGIVCLLVSVIPENKRKDILNPASMKQALVEGAVKLSDPNMYEQGAGRVSLLESYEILKSYKPRASIFPSVLDYTDFPYSWPFCRQPLYAGAMPVIFNATILNGMGVIGYVESPPTWHPSDEEGNLLSIHFTYSEIIWPWTGYLALHMQIKEEGAQFSGEIEGNVTVKIYSPPANGQNKPQTSICVLHLKLKVAPTPPRSARILWDQFHSIKYPPGYIPKDSLDVRNDILDWHGDHLHTNFHVMFNMLRDAGYFVETLGSPFTCFDAQHYGTLMLVDLEDEFFTEEIKKLREDVINTGLGLVVFADWYNVDTMVKMRFFDDNTRSWWTPVTGGANLPALNDLLSPFGIAFGDRILNGDFVMNGEESRYASGTNIVKFPGGGYLHSFPFVDSSESGATQNVLLSGMMKADSPILGLLEVGGGRIAVYGDSNCLDSSHMVTNCFWLLKRLLNFTSGNIKDPVLFSESNRQHMPLHLDNNQLPSRRTDVNFSTYSSVVGKELICGSDSRFEVWGTKGYSLQVRGRNRRLPGYAVIDLGTGLNSTRDASNTRAFDSSEKKNDDNRYFGLFNREDMDMPVVVASHWLLPAIVAIFGLLLLVSFWRIRQKRRRRRKGSGSSRSANP, from the exons ATGATGCTCTTCACTTCTAAATCTTCCATTTTCTCTCTATCCATCCTTTTGTTGTTTACCTCGTTTTTTCTGAACCCCTTTTTCAATCCTCAGCCTACACCCCAAAATCAAACCCATAGCCCAATTTCATCATCATCCACAGCAGCCTCTGAATCAAAGAAAGCCCATCAGCAAGATCAACACTTTACTCGCAGAAACCATATTATCCGCTTCAATAATTACAAGAAAGCAGAAGATCACAAGAACTACCTCAAAGAAAAGTTGCAATTTAAGGGTTGGGAATggattgaaaggaaaaatccagCAGCCAAATTTCCTACGGATTTTGGGTTGGTGGAGATTGAAGATTCGAAAAGGGATGTTTTGATTGGGAAATTTTTGGAATTGGAGCTTGTAAAAGATGTTTCTTTGGATTTGAGCTATCAAAGAGTTATTCTTGAGGAGGATAAGGAAGAGAACGAGGGTAATGTTGGGGGTTTTCTTGATGAAAAGAAGCGGCCCGGCAAGCTGTTCACTGCAATGTCATTTAGTGAGCCGGAAGAGAATTATTATGCCGTGGCAAATACCAGTAATATGAGAATTAGCTGGAGAAGGAATCTCATGGTGCAG AAGTCCCAAGTTACATCCTTTTTTGGAGCTGATGCATTGTGGTCAAAGGGGTATACGggttcaaaagtcaaaatggcaaTATTTGATACTGGTATTCGAGCAAATCACCCTCACTTTCGCAATATCAAG GAGCGTACAAATTGGACAAATGAGGACACACTAAATGACAATCTTGGACACGGAACATTTGTAGCTGGAGTCATCGCTGGCGAAGATTCAGAATGCCTTGGTTTTGCTCCAGATACGGAGATCTATGCTTTTCGTGTGTTTACTGATGCACAG GTATCTTACACATCATGGTTCCTTGATGCATTCAATTATGCCATTGCAACCAATATGGATGTGCTGAATTTGAGCATTGGTGGACCAGATTACCTGGATCTCCCATTTGTTGAGAAG GTTTGGGAACTTACAGCCAATAATATAATCATGGTTTCTGCAATTGGGAATGATGGACCACTTTATGGAACACTCAACAATCCTGCAGATCAAAGTGATGTTATTGGAGTTGGTGGCATTGATTACAGTGATCATATTGCCTCTTTTTCATCACGTGGCATGAGCACTTGGGAGCTTCCTCATGG TTATGGTCGCATAAAGCCAGATATTGTTGCATATGGTCGTGAGATCTTGGGGTCCAAAATTAGCACAGGTTGTAAAAGCTTATCAGGAACTAGTGTTGCAAGTCCTGTGGTTGCTGGTATAGTATGCCTCCTTGTTAGTGTCATTCCTGAAAACAAGCGTAAGGATATATTAAACCCAGCAAGTATGAAGCAAGCTTTGGTTGAAGGTGCTGTAAAACTTTCTGATCCCAATATGTATGAGCAGGGTGCTGGAAGAGTGAGCCT ATTAGAATCATATGAAATCTTGAAGAGCTATAAACCTCGAGCAAGCATCTTCCCAAGTGTTCTTGATTACACAGATTTCCCTTACTCTTGGCCTTTTTGCCGCCAACCGCTCTATGCAGGTGCTATGCCAGTTATCTTTAATGCTACCATTCTGAATGGGATGGGAGTAATTGGTTATGTTGAAAGTCCTCCAACATGGCATCCTTcagatgaagaaggaaatcttcTCAGCATTCATTTTACATATTCAGAAATTATTTGGCCATGGACCGGTTACCTGGCACTTCACATGCAAATCAAGGAAGAAGGGGCTCAGTTTTCCGGGGAGATAGAGGGTAATGTAACTGTTAAAATCTACAGTCCGCCTGCCAATGGACAAAATAAGCCTCAAACTAGCATCTGTGTCCTACACCTAAAACTGAAAGTGGCGCCAACTCCTCCAAGATCTGCACGAATACTATGGGACCAATTTCACAGTATAAAATATCCACCTGGTTATATTCCAAAGGACTCTTTAGATGTTAGGAATGATATCCTTGACTGGCATGGAGATCACCTTCACACAAATTTTCATGTTATGTTTAACATGCTAAGGGATGCGGGGTATTTTGTTGAAACCCTTGGCTCCCCTTTTACCTGCTTTGATGCCCAGCATTATGGGACACTAATGTTGGTGGACCTTGAAGATGAGTTTTTCACTGAAGAGATAAAAAAACTGAGGGAGGATGTGATTAATACAGGTCTAGGTCTTGTTGTATTTGCTGATTGGTATAACGTAGATACCATGgtgaaaatgagattttttgatGATAACACTCGGAGCTGGTGGACCCCAGTCACTGGAGGTGCTAATCTGCCTGCTTTAAATGATCTTTTGTCCCCATTTGGGATTGCTTTTGGAGACAGGATTCTTAATGGTGACTTTGTCATGAATGGAGAGGAAAGTCGATATGCATCTGGAACTAATATTGTGAAGTTTCCTGGAGGTGGATACTTACACAGTTTCCCTTTTGTGGATAGTTCAGAGAGTGGTGCCACTCAAAATGTCTTACTATCTGGCATGATGAAG GCAGATTCTCCCATTCTTGGTCTTTTGGAGGTTGGTGGGGGCCGAATTGCAGTATATGGGGACTCCAACTGCTTGGACAGCAGCCATATGGTCACAAATTGTTTTTGGCTTTTGAAGAGATTATTAAATTTTACTAGCGGGAATATCAAAGATCCTGTACTTTTCTCAGAATCGAATAGACAACATATGCCCTTGCATTTGGACAACAACCAACTACCATCTCGTAGAACTGATGTTAATTTCTCAACTTATTCATCAGTTGTTGGAAAGGAACTGATCTGTGGGAGTGATTCAAGGTTCGAAGTTTGGGGGACCAAAGGCTATAGTTTACAAGTCAGAGGAAGAAACCGCAGACTACCGGGCTACGCTGTTATTGATCTAGGTACAGGCTTGAATTCAACCAGAGATGCTTCCAACACAAGGGCCTTTGATTCAAGtgagaagaaaaatgatgacAATAGATATTTCGGTTTATTCAACAGGGAGGAT ATGGATATGCCCGTAGTAGTTGCCAGTCACTGGCTTCTACCTGCAATTGTAgccatttttg GCCTTCTACTACTCGTAAGTTTTTGGAGAATCCGGCAGAAGCGTCGGAGGAGGAGGAAAGGATCTGGTTCTAGTCGATCTGCAAATCCATAA